TCGGCCGACGACGTCGACACCGCCAAGCCCGCACCCACCCTCATCGAGGTGGCGCTCGAGCGAGCGGGAGCGGAAGCGCCCGAGGCCCTGTTCGTCGGCGACTCCACCTGGGACATGATCGCCGCGGGACGCGCCGGCGTCAGGGCCTACGGCCTGCGCTCGGGGGGCATCTCCGACGGGGAACTGCGGGAAGCGGGTGCGCAGCGGGTGTTCGACGACCCCGGCGACCTGCTCGCGCACCTCGAGGCGCTGGTCGACGGGCCACGCCCGGCCTGACCGGCCCACGCGCAGCCCGCGCTACGACGACACGGCTGCGACCGCAACCCCATCGACGCGCGGATGCCGATGTGCGAGGTTCGAGCCATGAACCATCTCACCCACGAGGTTCAGGTCCGGCTCGGCATCGAGATCGAAGACGAGTCCGTCCTGCTCGGCAACATGCCCGACCCTGCCGACGCCGAGGACATCGAACGTGCGATCGTCTGGACGTTGACGACCGCGCTGGACACGCGCGCGGTGCGCGACGTGCTCTCGTCCTACGGGCTCGCCATCCGTCGCGGCGAGGTGCGTGCCTTCGCCCCGTCGGTCGCCACCGTCATGCCCGGGTCAGGGCTCGATCACACGGTCGCGCAGGCGGCCGACCCCCTCTTGATGTGAGCTCCCATGAGCACGAACACCCCCACCGCCGCGTTGTCACGAGCCGGCGTCAGCATCTGGCTGGACGACCTGTCCAGGAAGCGGATCACCACCGGTGAGCTCGAGCGGCTCATCGGCGAACGCGATGTCGTCGGCGTGACGACGAACCCGACCATCTTCGCCACGGCCTTCGCCGACGGAGCGTCGTACACCGAGGCCATCCACGCTCTCGCCGCCGAGGGGGCCGACGTGGAGCGCGCGATCTTCGACATCACGACCCACGACGTGCGCGACGCCGCGGATCACCTGCGAGCGGTGTACGACCGCACTGACGGATACGACGGTCGCGTGTCGATCGAAGTCCAGCCCGGGGTCGCGCACGACGCCGAGCGCACCATCGAGCAGGCGCATGCGTTGTGGGAGAAGGTGGACCGGCCGAACGTGATGATCAAGATCCCGGCGACGGTCGAGGGACTCGGGGCGATCACCGCGGCGATCGGCGCGGGCATCAGCGTGAACGTGACGCTGATCTTCAGCCTGGACCGGTACCGGCAGGTCATCGACGCGTACCTGACCGGCCTGGAGCAGGCGAAGGCCGCGGGCATCGACCTGGCCACGATCCACTCGGTCGCGTCGTTCTTCGTGTCCCGCGTCGACACCGAGATCGACAAGCGCCTCGCGCAGATCGGCACCGACGAGGCCCTCGGCCTGAAGAGCAAGGCGGGCATCGCGAACGCCCGGCTCGCGTACCAGCTGTACGAGGAGGTGTTCGGCGGGGAGCGGGCCACCGCGCTGCTGCAGGCCGGCGCGAACCGGCAGCGTCCGCTCTGGGCGTCGACCGGGGTCAAGGACCCGGCGCTGCCCGACACCCTCTACGTCACCGAGCTCGTCGCGACCGGCGTGGTGAACACCATGCCCGAGAAGACCCTCGAGGCGACCTTCGACCACGGCGAGATCGTCGGCGACACCGTGACCGGCGCGTACGCCGACGCCGGCGCCGTGCTCGACGCGCTCGCCCGGGTCGGCGTCGACTACGACGACGTCACCGCGGTCCTCGAACGCGAAGGCGTCGAGAAGTTCATCGTCTCCTGGAACGAACTCCTCGACACCGTCCGCGGCGCACTGGAGGCAGCACGCTAGCGGTTCGCGAACAGGGGCCCGCGGAGTCCTGCTCCGCCGGGACGGTGGGGTGGGAACCCTACCTCCCACCCCACCGCGGTCTCCAGGGGAGACCTCTCCCGCCGAGCGACCCGAACTGAGCTCGGCGAGCAGGATCCCGAGCAAACATCTGTCGACGGTCGCAGGTCGTCATGGCATGACGGAACTGTCGGGTATCGGGCCGACTCGGGCTTCCTCGAATCTAATCGCGCGTGGCGAATCCCACAGGGCCCCGAATGAGGGTCAAAACGACCCGGGAGCCGAGGCCTGGGCGGTGCCGGCCGTCGCCGGCTCAGTGGTCACGCCGGCCAGTCGACGGATGCCTCGTACCCGGGGTGCTCGCGCAGGTACGCCGCGATGAACGGGCAGCGCGGCACGATGCGGTCGCCGCGCGCGACCGCGTCATCGAGCACGAACTTCGCGAGGCGGCTCCCGAGGCCCTGGCCCTCGTGCTCGGGTTCCACGACGGTATGCGTGAAGACGATGCGGCCCGGCGTCGCGTGATACTGCGCGAAGCCCACGCGCTCCCCGTCCAGGGTGAGCTCATAGCGCTCCGCCGCGTCGTTGCGCTCGATCTTCACGGTGTCCTGCATGCGTTCCTCCATCGCGAGACCGGGCCATCGCCGGATGCCCCGTGCGACCCGCCCGCTCATCACAACGCGTTCATCGCCCCACCGCATTCCTGCGCCGGCCGGAGATGGCGCATCGACGAGGCCCGATGACGGCATCCCGACGGGCACCGGCGGTCGGTCGCGCCGGTCGGGTCGCCGAGGAGCCGGGCGGGTAGCGGGCGGCCTCGGAACCGGGCGCGACGCGGGACCCACTCCGGCACCCGGGTGGGCGACGGTCGCGATCCGGCGGCGCCCGCCGTGAGCGGGCACGTGGGACCCGCCCGGACGCCGTGCGGCGAGATGCGGAGCCGCCGCGGCATCCGTCGCCACCGGGCTCGCGTGCGTGATCGCGACGAGGGCGATGAGCCACGCGAAGACGAGCGTGAACGCGACGATCTCGAACACGGTGAGGTTGAAGACGCCGAGCCCGTCGTAGGCCACCATCGCCGCGACCTCGACGACGATGGACGCGTAGGACGCGACCACGAGTGTGCGCGGAAGGCGTCGCGCCCAGAGCTGCACGCCCATGGCCAGCACGGCGAACGACACGGCCGCGCCGAGGGCGGCGGCGTTGTGGATGGTGCTGTCACCGTCGATCGGGAAGAGCCCGACGCCCATGAGGCTGACCCCGATGAGCACGATGAGCACGCGCATGGTCGTGAGTCCACCGCGCCGCACGCCGAAGCGCACGTCGGCGACCGCGCGGGTCAGTCCCCCGGACATCGCCGCCATGCCGGCGCCCGACACCACGATCGCGATGTTGAAGCACGCGGCCGCGACATCGTCCGACGTGCCGAGGGTGCTGAAGTTGTGGGTCCACCACGCGCCCGTCGGGGTCAGGCTCATGCTGGCGAGGCTGCCGGCCGCGAGGAGCATGGCGATGAGGTTGAACGTGCGGTAGGCCTCATGCTCGATGGCGACGCGATGCAGCCTGGCCGTTCCGAGGCACAGCACGACGCCCAGGCCGATGGCGGCCACGGTGTGCCCGCCCGGCACCACGTCGAACGCGGCGCCGGTGAAGTGCACGCCGAGCATCGCGATCGCCCCCCAGGCGAGCCCGTTCGCGCGGGCGCGGGCGTCGGCGCCGAGCCCGGGAAGCCCGAACCGCTCGAGCATGGCGATGCCCGCCTGCGACGCGGAGGCCACGACGAGCGACACGCCGACGCCGATCCCGACCGCGATCGCCGGTGCCGCCCACACGAGGTCTGCGCTGTGCAGCTCGGGGATGAGCCCGGGACCGCCGCCGTGCGTGTGGTCGTGGGTGAAGAGCGAGGTCAGCTCGTGGAACACCACCAGGGTGATCGCCGCTCCGATCAGCAGCGCGTATCCCCGACGCATGAGGCTGGTGACTCGCCCGACGTCGTGGCGTCCCTCCCGATTCGACGAGACCACGGTCCCCCCGTTTCGCGCACCCCGCATATCCCGACTTCCATCACCGGAATCAGATCTGAGCCGAGCATAGCCGGGACGCAAAGCATCGAGCATGACTGCGTCGGGCCGCACGCGCCGATGTTCGGCGGATTCTCAGCATCACATCTGCACGGCGCCGAAAATACCCCCCGACCGGGGGTCAGGGCCGCAGGAAGTGCCGAATGCACGACAACGCGCCGGAACGACAGAAGCGGCCCGCATTCGCGAACCGCTTCTCTACTGTCTCAACCAGTGTGCGCCCGGAGGGATTCGAACCCCCAACCTTCTGATCCGTAGTCAGATGCTCTATCCGTTGAGCTACGGGCGCGTTGGTCGTCACCTTCGCTTCCGCGCGATCAGGCAACCACGCAACTCTAACGTACGAGTTGCGATGATGCCAATCGAGCGGCGGTGCCGTCGGCCGTCCGCGTGCTCGGGCCGAAGGGCGTCGAGCGCGAGGAGCTGGCGGCGGTTCGCGACCTGTCGGTACGACGTCTCGATGACCTCGGCGAGCATCTCCCAATCGGTGTCGGGGTCGTCGAGGCCGACCGCGAGCCAGCGGTTCCGGTCGTAGTAGGGCGCCCCGAAGAACCGGCCGTCCTGCACGAGCGCGAGGTGCTCCTCGGGGTCGGTCTTCACGATGATCGAGAAGGGAGTGTCGGCGGTCGCGGCCACGTGCACGAAGATCGGCTTCGCCGCGCGGAACGTGGGCCGGCCCCAGGCTTCGACCTCGACGACCTCGGGCAGGGCGACGCAGATCCGGCGCACGCGATCGATGAGCGGATGGGCCGGGTCGACGACGCGCGGATGCTCCACGGCGCCAGCCTACGCCGACGGCGACGGATGCCGCGGGGCTCCCGTGCGGCTGCCGTGGCCGCCGCGGCATCCGTCACCCCTTGACCGCGCCGCCGAGCCCGGCCGAGCGCAGGAACACCCCCTGGAACAGGAGGAACATCACGACGGGGATGAGCGTCGAGATCGCGAGCGCTGCGAGGAACACGTCGAGCTCGATCGACTGCTGCACCGCGGGCAGGCGCACCGACAGCGGCTGCACCGCCGGATCGGGCAGGACGAGCATCGGCCAGAGGAAGTCCTTCCACGCGGCGATGATCGCGAAGACCGACACCACCCCCAGGATCGGCTTCGACATCGGCAGCACCACCGACCAGAACAGGCGGAACGGGCCTGCGCCGTCGGTCTTCGCCGCCTCGAACACCTCGCGCGGCAGCGCGTCGAAGAAGCGCTTCACGAGCAGGATGTTGAAGGCGTTCGCCGCGGCCGGCAGCCACACCGCCAGGTAGTTGTTGAGCAGCGACACGTCGCCGAGCAGCGGCGGGTTCACGATCGTGAGGTACAGCGGCACGAGCAGCACCACCGCGGGGATGAACATCGTCGCGAGGATCGCGCCGTTCAGGATCGGGCCGTACTTCGGACGCAGGACGGACAGCGCATAGCCCGCCGTCGTCGCGATGAGCAGCTGGAAGAACCACGACCCGGCCGCGATCACGATCGTGTTCCAGAAGTACTGGTCGATGTGCACGTCGTTCCACGCCTGCGGGAGGTTCGCCCAGTCGATCCCGTTCGGCCAGAGCGCGAGCGGTTGGCGCAGCGTGTCCTGGGTGGGCGTCACGGCCGACTTCGCGAGCCACAGCAGCGGACCGAGTCCCGCCACGACCAGCCCCGCGAAGAGGAAGAGGTGCACGCCGCCCATCCCGAGCCTGACGCCGCGCTTCTTGCGGTCGAAGCCCGAGACGATGCCGCGGTCGCCCTGCTCGTCGCTGCGGCGATCGGCCCGGCGGCGGCCGATGACGCCGCGCAGGCCGGTCGCCGCGTGCGGGGCGTCGACCTCTTCGAAGACCGGGGGCGGGGTCGTCGTCATGAGGTGCTCCAACGTTCGGTGAGCTTGAAGTACAGCCAACTGAGCAGGGCCAGCACGATCGCGAGCATCACGCTCAGCGCGGTCGCCTCGCCGTAGTCGCCGCCGAGGCTGTTCTGGAAGGCGTAGCGGTAGATGAGGAGCAGGATCGTGACCGTCGCGTTGTTCGGCCCGCCGCCCGTGAAGAGGTAGGGCTCGAGGAACACCTGCGCCGTGGCGATCACCTGCAGGATGAGCATGATGAAGAGGATGCCGCGCAGCTGCGGCAGCGTGACGTTCCACACCTTCTGCCAGATGGTGGCGCCGTCCACCTCGGCGGCGTCGTAGAGCTCGGGCGGCACGCTCAGGAGCGCCGCGAGGTAGATGATGATCGCCCCGCCGGCCGCAGCCCAGGTGGCCTCGAGCACGAGCGACGGCATCGCTGTGGCCGACGACTGCAGCCAGGGCTGGGGCGGGATGCCGACCCAGCCGAGGATGGTGTTGAACAGGCCGGTCGGGCTCGCGTCGTAGAAGACCTTCCAGAGCAGCACGGCCACGACCGGCGGCACCACCACGGGCAGGTACGCGAGCGCCGAGTAGAAGCCCTTCGCGCGACGCACCTCGCTCATCAGCACCGCCACGAAGATGGGCAGCGGGAACCCGAACAGCAGCGCCAGCAGCGCGAAGTAGACCGTGTTGACGACGGCGGTGCCGAGCAGCGGGTCGTTCAGCACGTGCACGAAGTTGTCGAGCCCCACCCAGGTCGGCGGGTCGAGCAGGTTCGTCTTCTGCAGGCTCATGATCATCGACTGCACGATCGGCGACCAGCTGAACACCGTGAAGACGATGAGCATCGGGGCGAGGAAGACGAGCGTCGACAGCCCGCCGCCGCGCACCCAGCTGCGGATGCCGCGGCGTCGTCGCGGTGGGGCGGATGCCGCGGGCGGCACGTCGTCACCGCCCGAGGGTGGCGCGGCGGGCGGCTTGGCGGTGAGGGTCATCGGTGATCCTTCGTGGGCGCCGGTGGGGCAGACGGGTCGGGGGTGCGGGTGGCGGATGCCGCGAGCCGCCCCAGGGAGGAGGTTCGGCTCGCGGCATCCGCTCGGCTCCTACTCGTCGAGCAGGGCCTGGGCGTCGGCGTCGGCCTGCTCGAGGAGCGCATCGATGTCGGCGTTCTCCTCGGTGAGCACGGCCTGCACCACGGTGTCGAGCAGCGCGTAGATCTCCTGCGTCTTGCCCTTCGGCTCCCCCACGGGGGTCTGGTCCCAGACGCCCTCGATGAACGGCGTCATCTGGTCGCGCGGCACGTTGATGTACGGCTCGATCCAGGTGAGGGACTCCTCGTAGGTCTCGCGGTCGAGCACCGGCAGCACCGGCGTGCCGACGGCCTGGTCGCTCTCGGCGAGGGTCTTGGCGTCGAGCACGGCGGCGTCCTCGTCGAGGAGCTTCTGCATGTAGTACCAGTCGATCCACGTGACTGCCGCGGCCTTGGTCTCGTCGTCGACCGTCGGGCTGACGACCGCGATGTCACCACCGCCGAGCGTGCCGCCGCCGTCCTCGACGGGCACGACGGTGAGGCCGTAGTCGTCGGGGTTCAGCGAGAAGTCGCGCACGAGCGCCGTGTAGACATCGGAGCCCGAGGAGTACATGCCGATGTTCCCGGCGGCGAACTCCTGGTTGATGGTCCCCCAGTCGAGCAGGAAGTTCGACCCGAGCGAGTTGTCCTCCCAGCGCAGGTCGTGCAGGTACTGCAGGTGCGCCTTCGTCGCGTCGTTGGCGATCGTCGACGTGTACGTGCCGTCGCCGTTGTCCTCCTGGATGCTGCCGCCGCGGGCCGCGGTGGCCGCGGTGAGCTGCCAGCCGCCCGTGTTGTTCTGCGTCATCTCCATGAATCCGGCCTTGCCGGTCTTCTCCGAGATGGTCTTCGCGGCCTCGCGGATCTCGTCCCACGTCGTCGGCGGGGTGTCGGGGTCGAGTCCGGCCTGCTCGAACAGGGTGCGGTTGTAGTGCAGGCCCATCGCGTAGGCCTGGCGCGGGAACCCGTAGATGCGGTCGCCGTCCTTCACGGCGTCGAGGATGATCGGGTTGAACTTGTCGGTGTAGCCGAGCTCGTCGATCTCGTCCGTCACGTCCATCAGCTGGCCGTTCTCGAGCAGCGTCTTCGAGTCGGTGAACGGCACCGTGAAGACGTCGGGCAGGCTTCCGCCGGCCAGCTGCACGGCGAAGGTGGGCCCCTCCCACTCGTATTCGACACCGATGATGTCGATGTCGGGGTGCTCCTTCTCGAACTGCTTCTCCTGCTCGGCGAAGGCGGTGTAGGCCGCCTCGTCGGCGCCGGGCGGGAAGGTCGCCACGCGCAGCTCGGTCTTGCCGCTGTCGCTGGCGCCTCCTGCGCTGCAGGCGGCGAGGGCGCCCACCATCGCGAACGCGGCGAGGCCGGCGATCGCGACTGTTCTCGGTGACTTCATTGTCCAGTCCTTTCGGTGCTGTGTGGTGCGGATGTGGTGCGGAAGCGCCGCGGCGTGGTGCGAGCCGCGGCCTCGACGGTCAGGCGAGTCGGTGGAGCCAGGCCGTGGAGTCTGGGGGCAGCATCCCGTCGACGAGTGGGGCGCTCGCGAGGAGGATGCGGTCGTGGTCGGGCAGCGCCAACGGCGCGGGGCCGAGGTTGGTCACGTTGACGAGGTCGTCGCCGCGCTGGAAGACGAGCGCGGTCGGTTCGCTCGGGAGCCACGTCATCGGGCCGTCGCCGAGCGCCTGCTCACGCTTGCGGATGCGGAGGGCCTGCCGGTAGAGCCAGAGCATCGACGACGGGTCGGCCTCCTGCGCCTGCACGGTCAGGGCCGCCCACTCGGCGGGCTGGGGCAGCCACGGTGCGGCAGCAGTGACGCCGGCGGCGGGGTCGGCCGGGCTGAAGCCGAAGGGCGGCTCGGCGCCGCGCCAGGGCAGCGGCACGCGGCATCCGTCACGGCCCGGGTCGACCCCGCCCGACCGGAAGTGCATCGGGTCCTCGAGCACCTCGCGGGGCAACTCGACCTCGGGCAGGCCGAGCTCGTCGCCCTGGTAGAGGTAGAGCGAACCGGGCAGCGCCGCGGTGAGGAGCGCGGCGGCGCGGGCCCGCCGGCGGCCGAGGTCGAGGTCGGTCGGCGTGCCGAACCGCTTCGTCGCGAAGGCGAAGCTCGAGTCCTCACGGCCGTATCTGGTCACGGGGCGCGTCACGTCGTGGTTCGAGAGCACCCAGGTGCTGGGGGCGCCGACGGGCGCGTGCGCCGCGAGCATCAGGTCGATCGAGGTGCGCAGCGCCGCGGCATCCCACGGCCGCGACATGAAGTCGAAGTTGAACGCAGTGTGCATCTCGTCGGGGCGGAGGTAGGCCGCGAACCGCTCGGCGTCGGGGACCCACACCTCGCCGACGAGCACGCGGGTGCCCTCGTACGAGTCGGCGATGCGCCGCCACGAACGGTAGACGTCGTGCACCTCGTCGCGGTCCTCGGTGGGGTGCTGCCCCGGCGCCACGACCTCGGGCACCTCGGAGAGCTCGGGATCCTTGATCAGCAGGCCGGCTGAGTCGATGCGCACGCCCGCGACGCCGCGATCGAACCAGAAGCGAAGGATGTCCTCGTGCTCTGCCCGCACGTCGGGGTGGTTCCAGTTGAGGTCGGGCTGCTCGGGGGTGAACAGATGCAGGTACCACTCCCCCGGGGTGCCGTCGGCGTTCCTCGTGCGGGTCCACGTGTCGCCCTGGAAGTTCGAGACCCAGCCCGTGGGCATCTCGTCGCCGTTCGGGCCCTTGCCGGGGTGGAACCAGAAGCGCTCGCGCTCGGGGCTGCCCGGGCCGGCCGCGAGGGCCTCCTGGAACCACGCGTGTTCGCTCGAGACGTGGTTCGGGACGATGTCGATGATGGTGCGGATGCCGAGCTGCGCCGCCTCGCTGATGAGCAGCTCGGCGTCCTCGAGCGTGCCGAAGGCCGGGTGGATGTCACGGTAGTCGGCCACGTCGTAGCCGCCGTCGGCGAACGGCGACGGATACCACGGGTTGAACCAGAGGGCGTCGATGCCGAGTTCCCTGAGGTAGCCGAGGCGGCTGCGCACCCCGCGCAGGTCGCCGGTGCCGTCGCCGTCGGAGTCGGCGAAGCTGCGCACGTACACCTGGTAGATCACGGCGCTTCGCCACCACGTCGCGTCGTCGGCGAGGGCGGTGGGAACCGTGCCTGGTTCGGTGAGTGGCATGGTCACGCGGTCGGTCTCCTCCGTGCGGGCGGGCGGGCGGCGCGCCGGTCCGATCGGAGACGGCGGCGTCGATACCCCGAAACGTAATGACAGCAACAGATTGGTGCAACTTTTCAACAATTAGGCATCCACTTGCTCTCAGTTACATGAAGTTGCGAGAGCGGCTTGCTCACTTCCGCGCATTCGGCGGGGCGGTTGGCCATCGTCGCGTCGTCGCCGTGCCGCCCTCGCCGGAGCCGGAGCCGGAGCCGGAGCCGGACCCGGAGCCGAACTGGAGGAAGCAGCGGACGCCGCGCCGGCTGTGGCCGGCCGACACGCCGCCGCGCGCCCGGAAGTTCCTACATTTCGTCGGGGGGCGGCAGGGGGCGGGAGCGCAGAGCGGCGGCGGTCAGCGCGGCGCGGGTGCCGTCGACGCCCGCACGACGAGCTCGGGCGCGAAGAACACCTCGTCGCCGATGGCCGCCTCGCTCGACATCTGCCGCATGAGCAGCTCGATCACCATGCGGCCCATGGC
This DNA window, taken from Agromyces sp. 3263, encodes the following:
- the tal gene encoding transaldolase, whose translation is MSTNTPTAALSRAGVSIWLDDLSRKRITTGELERLIGERDVVGVTTNPTIFATAFADGASYTEAIHALAAEGADVERAIFDITTHDVRDAADHLRAVYDRTDGYDGRVSIEVQPGVAHDAERTIEQAHALWEKVDRPNVMIKIPATVEGLGAITAAIGAGISVNVTLIFSLDRYRQVIDAYLTGLEQAKAAGIDLATIHSVASFFVSRVDTEIDKRLAQIGTDEALGLKSKAGIANARLAYQLYEEVFGGERATALLQAGANRQRPLWASTGVKDPALPDTLYVTELVATGVVNTMPEKTLEATFDHGEIVGDTVTGAYADAGAVLDALARVGVDYDDVTAVLEREGVEKFIVSWNELLDTVRGALEAAR
- a CDS encoding extracellular solute-binding protein; this translates as MKSPRTVAIAGLAAFAMVGALAACSAGGASDSGKTELRVATFPPGADEAAYTAFAEQEKQFEKEHPDIDIIGVEYEWEGPTFAVQLAGGSLPDVFTVPFTDSKTLLENGQLMDVTDEIDELGYTDKFNPIILDAVKDGDRIYGFPRQAYAMGLHYNRTLFEQAGLDPDTPPTTWDEIREAAKTISEKTGKAGFMEMTQNNTGGWQLTAATAARGGSIQEDNGDGTYTSTIANDATKAHLQYLHDLRWEDNSLGSNFLLDWGTINQEFAAGNIGMYSSGSDVYTALVRDFSLNPDDYGLTVVPVEDGGGTLGGGDIAVVSPTVDDETKAAAVTWIDWYYMQKLLDEDAAVLDAKTLAESDQAVGTPVLPVLDRETYEESLTWIEPYINVPRDQMTPFIEGVWDQTPVGEPKGKTQEIYALLDTVVQAVLTEENADIDALLEQADADAQALLDE
- a CDS encoding GNAT family N-acetyltransferase — its product is MVSSNREGRHDVGRVTSLMRRGYALLIGAAITLVVFHELTSLFTHDHTHGGGPGLIPELHSADLVWAAPAIAVGIGVGVSLVVASASQAGIAMLERFGLPGLGADARARANGLAWGAIAMLGVHFTGAAFDVVPGGHTVAAIGLGVVLCLGTARLHRVAIEHEAYRTFNLIAMLLAAGSLASMSLTPTGAWWTHNFSTLGTSDDVAAACFNIAIVVSGAGMAAMSGGLTRAVADVRFGVRRGGLTTMRVLIVLIGVSLMGVGLFPIDGDSTIHNAAALGAAVSFAVLAMGVQLWARRLPRTLVVASYASIVVEVAAMVAYDGLGVFNLTVFEIVAFTLVFAWLIALVAITHASPVATDAAAAPHLAARRPGGSHVPAHGGRRRIATVAHPGAGVGPASRPVPRPPATRPAPRRPDRRDRPPVPVGMPSSGLVDAPSPAGAGMRWGDERVVMSGRVARGIRRWPGLAMEERMQDTVKIERNDAAERYELTLDGERVGFAQYHATPGRIVFTHTVVEPEHEGQGLGSRLAKFVLDDAVARGDRIVPRCPFIAAYLREHPGYEASVDWPA
- a CDS encoding glycoside hydrolase family 13 protein gives rise to the protein MPLTEPGTVPTALADDATWWRSAVIYQVYVRSFADSDGDGTGDLRGVRSRLGYLRELGIDALWFNPWYPSPFADGGYDVADYRDIHPAFGTLEDAELLISEAAQLGIRTIIDIVPNHVSSEHAWFQEALAAGPGSPERERFWFHPGKGPNGDEMPTGWVSNFQGDTWTRTRNADGTPGEWYLHLFTPEQPDLNWNHPDVRAEHEDILRFWFDRGVAGVRIDSAGLLIKDPELSEVPEVVAPGQHPTEDRDEVHDVYRSWRRIADSYEGTRVLVGEVWVPDAERFAAYLRPDEMHTAFNFDFMSRPWDAAALRTSIDLMLAAHAPVGAPSTWVLSNHDVTRPVTRYGREDSSFAFATKRFGTPTDLDLGRRRARAAALLTAALPGSLYLYQGDELGLPEVELPREVLEDPMHFRSGGVDPGRDGCRVPLPWRGAEPPFGFSPADPAAGVTAAAPWLPQPAEWAALTVQAQEADPSSMLWLYRQALRIRKREQALGDGPMTWLPSEPTALVFQRGDDLVNVTNLGPAPLALPDHDRILLASAPLVDGMLPPDSTAWLHRLA
- a CDS encoding sugar ABC transporter permease; this encodes MTLTAKPPAAPPSGGDDVPPAASAPPRRRRGIRSWVRGGGLSTLVFLAPMLIVFTVFSWSPIVQSMIMSLQKTNLLDPPTWVGLDNFVHVLNDPLLGTAVVNTVYFALLALLFGFPLPIFVAVLMSEVRRAKGFYSALAYLPVVVPPVVAVLLWKVFYDASPTGLFNTILGWVGIPPQPWLQSSATAMPSLVLEATWAAAGGAIIIYLAALLSVPPELYDAAEVDGATIWQKVWNVTLPQLRGILFIMLILQVIATAQVFLEPYLFTGGGPNNATVTILLLIYRYAFQNSLGGDYGEATALSVMLAIVLALLSWLYFKLTERWSTS
- a CDS encoding MmcQ/YjbR family DNA-binding protein — protein: MEHPRVVDPAHPLIDRVRRICVALPEVVEVEAWGRPTFRAAKPIFVHVAATADTPFSIIVKTDPEEHLALVQDGRFFGAPYYDRNRWLAVGLDDPDTDWEMLAEVIETSYRQVANRRQLLALDALRPEHADGRRHRRSIGIIATRTLELRGCLIARKRR
- a CDS encoding carbohydrate ABC transporter permease, with product MTTTPPPVFEEVDAPHAATGLRGVIGRRRADRRSDEQGDRGIVSGFDRKKRGVRLGMGGVHLFLFAGLVVAGLGPLLWLAKSAVTPTQDTLRQPLALWPNGIDWANLPQAWNDVHIDQYFWNTIVIAAGSWFFQLLIATTAGYALSVLRPKYGPILNGAILATMFIPAVVLLVPLYLTIVNPPLLGDVSLLNNYLAVWLPAAANAFNILLVKRFFDALPREVFEAAKTDGAGPFRLFWSVVLPMSKPILGVVSVFAIIAAWKDFLWPMLVLPDPAVQPLSVRLPAVQQSIELDVFLAALAISTLIPVVMFLLFQGVFLRSAGLGGAVKG